One segment of Gadus chalcogrammus isolate NIFS_2021 chromosome 8, NIFS_Gcha_1.0, whole genome shotgun sequence DNA contains the following:
- the LOC130388031 gene encoding fibronectin type III domain-containing protein 7-like: MAGGEGNTQYIATAEASDRTYLYCNSTDTHCTLWGARCDLRYTIIVAASSDHCSGLRSPPFRISMEPCPPRELVVNTSCGDSGALVSWRRSPVAEDYLVTARASDGHMPTCNTSFSNCSLSDLHCGQQYMLSVTASHQNCSSRASQNVTFNTVICQPDVLSISIHCVNQSAVLSWTPVGDVVGYSASAENEAGHMLFCNSSSEPTCTMGGLQCGSQYNFSVQASDGTCNRSISEPVLAGGVPCPPEDLQVQLLPMESAVQTLHFEWSQVACPDVQYQLILTGSILGDSQAQFELSSYWTNSTFFEMPLPCGSSYLATVQGRGPAGTSAPSEALNGTTAPCSPANVTFRGSTASAVLSWYDSVFATYYTVYDNRTAPPSQLCNVTELTCSLTEVPHGSVLITASNAAGESDSAPVERVIGGGRRRRDLRDNNKAALSVPIVSVIVEGSTVLVVKWPPVRGVDFYSVVISQQNNTQTLRVDGEKTMLTDLSPDSTYCLSVRAESSSTVGSYSKPQCVQTA; this comes from the exons ATGGCGGGAGGCGAGGGAAACACTCAGTACATCGCCACGGCAGAGGCAAGCGACAGAACCTACTTGTACTGCAACTCCACCGACACTCACTGCACTCTGTGGGGAGCGCGCTGTGATCTACGCTACACCATCATAGTGGCCGCATCCTCCGACCATTGCAGTGGTCTTCGGAGTCCGCCCTTCAGGATAAGCATGG AGCCCTGCCCACCAAGAGAGCTGGTGGTGAACACGTCCTGCGGGGACAGCGGTGCACTGGTGTCCTGGAGGCGCTCCCCAGTGGCCGAGGACTACCTTGTTACTGCCAGGGCTTCCGATGGCCACATGCCCACGTGCAACACCAGCTTTAGCAACTGCAGCCTGTCCGACCTCCACTGTGGCCAGCAGTATATGCTGTCTGTGACTGCTAGCCATCAGAACTGCTCAAGCAGGGCCAGTCaaaatgtcacctttaacacaG TGATATGCCAACCAGACGTTCTCTCAATCAGCATCCACTGTGTCAATCAGTCGGCAGTGCTCTCCTGGACCCCCGTTGGTGATGTGGTGGGATACTCAGCCTCTGCTGAGAACGAGGCAGGCCACATGCTGTTCTGTAACAGCAGCTCAGAGCCCACCTGCACCATGGGCGGCCTCCAGTGTGGATCCCAGTATAACTTCTCCGTCCAGGCCTCTGACGGGACCTGCAACCGCTCCATCAGTGAGCCAGTGCTGGCCGGAGGAG TCCCATGTCCTCCAGAAGATCTTCAGGTGCAGCTGTTGCCCATGGAAAGTGCAGTCCAGACACTGCATTTTGAGTGGTCCCAGGTTGCATGTCCAGATGTCCAGTACCAGCTGATCTTGACTGGCAGCATATTAGGGGACAGCCAAGCACAGTTTGAGCTCTCTTCATATTGGACAAACTCAACCTTTTTTGAAATGCCCCTCCCCTGCGGCTCATCCTACCTGGCTACGGTGCAGGGCAGAGGACCCGCTGGCACCAGTGCGCCATCTGAGGCTTTAAATGGAACTACAG CTCCATGTTCGCCTGCAAACGTGACTTTCAGAGGCAGTACTGCCTCAGCCGTCCTCTCATGGTACGACTCTGTGTTCGCCACCTACTACACGGTGTATGACAACCGGACGGCGCCCCCGAGCCAATTGTGCAACGTCACTGAGCTCACCTGCAGCCTGACTGAAGTCCCTCATGGCAGCGTTCTCATCACTGCCAGCAACGCAGCGGGCGAGAGTGATTCGGCCCCTGTCGAAAGAG TGATAGGAGGAGGACGTAGGAGGAGGGACCTCAGGGACAACAACAAGG CAGCCCTCTCCGTCCCCATAGTGTCGGTCATCGTGGAAGGGTCGACGGTCCTGGTGGTCAAATGGCCTCCAGTCAGGGGAGTGGACTTCTACAGCGTTGTCATCAGCCAGCAGAACAACACTCAGACCCTGCGTGTGGATGGGGAGAAAACCATGCTGACTGACCTCAGCCCAGACTCCACCTACTGCCTGTCAGTGCGGGCAGAGAGCTCCAGCACTGTAGGGTCTTACTCGAAGCCCCAGTGTGTTCAAACAGCATAG
- the prpf38b gene encoding pre-mRNA-splicing factor 38B isoform X3 — protein MMASWMMRRYVPTDAHCAAGELDNVSQHCWFACELDVKAGGGCMMSVGEMLRSFLTKLEWFSTLFPRIPVPVQKMIDQQMKARPRKIVAKEPEAEAEAVPAEPARSPRRTPTPRRSPKPSRSPSRHGERERHGPSFDRELERERDRQRKEKEGRGDRDRERGGGGGGGGVGGGSGGERRRSRSDDRNRERRRSPSGSREKRGERRDKERDGGAVENDRSKRKDREHHKDRSGDGERSRDKKSRGEPDDRRHKEERDRHREERKAKRATRSRSREKRHKSSRTEGGGEEKSRKREHSREREPRSHKQSGSKEKSHRHKESSNNHGKHGDRRRSHSNDKMSS, from the exons ATGATGGCTTCCTGGATGATGAGGAGGTATGTCCCCACGG ATGCCCATTGCGCAGCAGGTGAATTGGATAATGTTTCTCAGCACTGttggtttgcgtgt GAGCTCGACGTCAAGGCCGGGGGAGGCTGCATGATGTCGGTGGGAGAGATGCTGCGCTCCTTCCTCACCAAGCTGGAGTGGTTCTCCACCCTCTTCCCCCGCATCCCGGTGCCTGTGCAGAAGATGATTGACCAGCAGATGAAGGCTCGGCCGCGGAAGATTGTGGCGAAGGAGCccgaggcggaggcggaggcggtgCCCGCCGAACCAGCCAG GAGCCCCCGGAGGACCCCCACCCCACGGCGGTCCCCAAAGCCGTCTCGGTCGCCCAGCCGCCACGGCGAACGGGAGCGTCACGGACCCAGCTTCGACCGCGAGCTCGAGAGGGAACGAGACCGCcagaggaaagagaaggagggcaggggagatagagacagggaacgaggaggaggaggaggaggagggggggttggaggtggcAGTGGCGGGGAGCGACGCAGGTCCCGCAGCGACGACCGTAACCGCGAGCGGAGGAGGAGCCCCAGCGGTAGCCGGGAGAAGAGGGGCGAgcggagagacaaggagagggacGGGGGTGCGGTGGAGAACGACAGGAGCAAGAGGAAGGACAGGGAGCACCACAAAGACCGGAGTGGAGACGGGGAGAGGTCGAGGGACAAGAAGAGCCGAGGCGAGCCAGATGATCGGCGGcacaaggaggagagggacaggcACCGGGAGGAAAGGAAGGCCAAGCGCGCCACCAGGAGCAGAAGCAGGGAGAAGCGGCACAAGAGCAGCCGGacggagggcgggggggaggagaagagcaggaagagggagCACAGCCGGGAGAGGGAGCCGCGCTCCCACAAGCAGAGCGGCAGCAAGGAGAAGAGCCATCGTCACAAAGAGTCCAGCAACAACCACGGTAAACACGGGGACCGTAGAAGGAGCCACAGCAACGACAAGATGTCCTCTTAA
- the prpf38b gene encoding pre-mRNA-splicing factor 38B isoform X2 gives MTRKQVMGLITHTDSPYIRALGFMYIRYTQPPPDLVDWYDGFLDDEEELDVKAGGGCMMSVGEMLRSFLTKLEWFSTLFPRIPVPVQKMIDQQMKARPRKIVAKEPEAEAEAVPAEPARSPRRTPTPRRSPKPSRSPSRHGERERHGPSFDRELERERDRQRKEKEGRGDRDRERGGGGGGGGVGGGSGGERRRSRSDDRNRERRRSPSGSREKRGERRDKERDGGAVENDRSKRKDREHHKDRSGDGERSRDKKSRGEPDDRRHKEERDRHREERKAKRATRSRSREKRHKSSRTEGGGEEKSRKREHSREREPRSHKQSGSKEKSHRHKESSNNHGKHGDRRRSHSNDKMSS, from the exons ATGACTCGCAAACAGGTGATGGGTCTGATAACTCACACAGACTCTCCCTACATCAGAGCACTTGGATTCATGTACATACG ATACACTCAACCGCCTCCCGACCTGGTGGACTGGTATGATGGCTTCCTGGATGATGAGGAG GAGCTCGACGTCAAGGCCGGGGGAGGCTGCATGATGTCGGTGGGAGAGATGCTGCGCTCCTTCCTCACCAAGCTGGAGTGGTTCTCCACCCTCTTCCCCCGCATCCCGGTGCCTGTGCAGAAGATGATTGACCAGCAGATGAAGGCTCGGCCGCGGAAGATTGTGGCGAAGGAGCccgaggcggaggcggaggcggtgCCCGCCGAACCAGCCAG GAGCCCCCGGAGGACCCCCACCCCACGGCGGTCCCCAAAGCCGTCTCGGTCGCCCAGCCGCCACGGCGAACGGGAGCGTCACGGACCCAGCTTCGACCGCGAGCTCGAGAGGGAACGAGACCGCcagaggaaagagaaggagggcaggggagatagagacagggaacgaggaggaggaggaggaggagggggggttggaggtggcAGTGGCGGGGAGCGACGCAGGTCCCGCAGCGACGACCGTAACCGCGAGCGGAGGAGGAGCCCCAGCGGTAGCCGGGAGAAGAGGGGCGAgcggagagacaaggagagggacGGGGGTGCGGTGGAGAACGACAGGAGCAAGAGGAAGGACAGGGAGCACCACAAAGACCGGAGTGGAGACGGGGAGAGGTCGAGGGACAAGAAGAGCCGAGGCGAGCCAGATGATCGGCGGcacaaggaggagagggacaggcACCGGGAGGAAAGGAAGGCCAAGCGCGCCACCAGGAGCAGAAGCAGGGAGAAGCGGCACAAGAGCAGCCGGacggagggcgggggggaggagaagagcaggaagagggagCACAGCCGGGAGAGGGAGCCGCGCTCCCACAAGCAGAGCGGCAGCAAGGAGAAGAGCCATCGTCACAAAGAGTCCAGCAACAACCACGGTAAACACGGGGACCGTAGAAGGAGCCACAGCAACGACAAGATGTCCTCTTAA
- the prpf38b gene encoding pre-mRNA-splicing factor 38B isoform X4 yields MSPRELDVKAGGGCMMSVGEMLRSFLTKLEWFSTLFPRIPVPVQKMIDQQMKARPRKIVAKEPEAEAEAVPAEPARSPRRTPTPRRSPKPSRSPSRHGERERHGPSFDRELERERDRQRKEKEGRGDRDRERGGGGGGGGVGGGSGGERRRSRSDDRNRERRRSPSGSREKRGERRDKERDGGAVENDRSKRKDREHHKDRSGDGERSRDKKSRGEPDDRRHKEERDRHREERKAKRATRSRSREKRHKSSRTEGGGEEKSRKREHSREREPRSHKQSGSKEKSHRHKESSNNHGKHGDRRRSHSNDKMSS; encoded by the exons ATGTCCCCACGG GAGCTCGACGTCAAGGCCGGGGGAGGCTGCATGATGTCGGTGGGAGAGATGCTGCGCTCCTTCCTCACCAAGCTGGAGTGGTTCTCCACCCTCTTCCCCCGCATCCCGGTGCCTGTGCAGAAGATGATTGACCAGCAGATGAAGGCTCGGCCGCGGAAGATTGTGGCGAAGGAGCccgaggcggaggcggaggcggtgCCCGCCGAACCAGCCAG GAGCCCCCGGAGGACCCCCACCCCACGGCGGTCCCCAAAGCCGTCTCGGTCGCCCAGCCGCCACGGCGAACGGGAGCGTCACGGACCCAGCTTCGACCGCGAGCTCGAGAGGGAACGAGACCGCcagaggaaagagaaggagggcaggggagatagagacagggaacgaggaggaggaggaggaggagggggggttggaggtggcAGTGGCGGGGAGCGACGCAGGTCCCGCAGCGACGACCGTAACCGCGAGCGGAGGAGGAGCCCCAGCGGTAGCCGGGAGAAGAGGGGCGAgcggagagacaaggagagggacGGGGGTGCGGTGGAGAACGACAGGAGCAAGAGGAAGGACAGGGAGCACCACAAAGACCGGAGTGGAGACGGGGAGAGGTCGAGGGACAAGAAGAGCCGAGGCGAGCCAGATGATCGGCGGcacaaggaggagagggacaggcACCGGGAGGAAAGGAAGGCCAAGCGCGCCACCAGGAGCAGAAGCAGGGAGAAGCGGCACAAGAGCAGCCGGacggagggcgggggggaggagaagagcaggaagagggagCACAGCCGGGAGAGGGAGCCGCGCTCCCACAAGCAGAGCGGCAGCAAGGAGAAGAGCCATCGTCACAAAGAGTCCAGCAACAACCACGGTAAACACGGGGACCGTAGAAGGAGCCACAGCAACGACAAGATGTCCTCTTAA
- the prpf38b gene encoding pre-mRNA-splicing factor 38B isoform X1, which translates to MANVGNQQQAINKTAPGKHGNVLPLWGNEKTMNLNPMILTNVLSSPYFKVQLYELKTYHEVVDEIYFKVNHVEPWEKGSRKTAGQTGMCGGVRGVGTGGIVSTAFCLLYKLFTLKMTRKQVMGLITHTDSPYIRALGFMYIRYTQPPPDLVDWYDGFLDDEEELDVKAGGGCMMSVGEMLRSFLTKLEWFSTLFPRIPVPVQKMIDQQMKARPRKIVAKEPEAEAEAVPAEPARSPRRTPTPRRSPKPSRSPSRHGERERHGPSFDRELERERDRQRKEKEGRGDRDRERGGGGGGGGVGGGSGGERRRSRSDDRNRERRRSPSGSREKRGERRDKERDGGAVENDRSKRKDREHHKDRSGDGERSRDKKSRGEPDDRRHKEERDRHREERKAKRATRSRSREKRHKSSRTEGGGEEKSRKREHSREREPRSHKQSGSKEKSHRHKESSNNHGKHGDRRRSHSNDKMSS; encoded by the exons ATGGCTAACGTCGGGAATCAGCAGCAGGCCATTAACAAGACTGCGCCTGGGAAACATGGGAACGTATTGCCCCTATGGGGTAACGAAAAGACCATGAACCTCAACCCCATGATTCTAACTAATGTTCTGTCTTCGCCGTATTTCAAAGTTCAACTGTATGAACTTAAAACATACCATGAAGTCGTTGACGAAATCTACTTTAAG GTGAATCACGTCGAACCATGGGAAAAAGGAAGCAGGAAGACCGCGGGTCAAACTGGAATGTGCGGAGGG GTGCGTGGAGTAGGAACCGGTGGTATTGTGTCCACAGCGTTCTGTCTGCTGTACAAATTATTTACGCTCAAAATGACTCGCAAACAGGTGATGGGTCTGATAACTCACACAGACTCTCCCTACATCAGAGCACTTGGATTCATGTACATACG ATACACTCAACCGCCTCCCGACCTGGTGGACTGGTATGATGGCTTCCTGGATGATGAGGAG GAGCTCGACGTCAAGGCCGGGGGAGGCTGCATGATGTCGGTGGGAGAGATGCTGCGCTCCTTCCTCACCAAGCTGGAGTGGTTCTCCACCCTCTTCCCCCGCATCCCGGTGCCTGTGCAGAAGATGATTGACCAGCAGATGAAGGCTCGGCCGCGGAAGATTGTGGCGAAGGAGCccgaggcggaggcggaggcggtgCCCGCCGAACCAGCCAG GAGCCCCCGGAGGACCCCCACCCCACGGCGGTCCCCAAAGCCGTCTCGGTCGCCCAGCCGCCACGGCGAACGGGAGCGTCACGGACCCAGCTTCGACCGCGAGCTCGAGAGGGAACGAGACCGCcagaggaaagagaaggagggcaggggagatagagacagggaacgaggaggaggaggaggaggagggggggttggaggtggcAGTGGCGGGGAGCGACGCAGGTCCCGCAGCGACGACCGTAACCGCGAGCGGAGGAGGAGCCCCAGCGGTAGCCGGGAGAAGAGGGGCGAgcggagagacaaggagagggacGGGGGTGCGGTGGAGAACGACAGGAGCAAGAGGAAGGACAGGGAGCACCACAAAGACCGGAGTGGAGACGGGGAGAGGTCGAGGGACAAGAAGAGCCGAGGCGAGCCAGATGATCGGCGGcacaaggaggagagggacaggcACCGGGAGGAAAGGAAGGCCAAGCGCGCCACCAGGAGCAGAAGCAGGGAGAAGCGGCACAAGAGCAGCCGGacggagggcgggggggaggagaagagcaggaagagggagCACAGCCGGGAGAGGGAGCCGCGCTCCCACAAGCAGAGCGGCAGCAAGGAGAAGAGCCATCGTCACAAAGAGTCCAGCAACAACCACGGTAAACACGGGGACCGTAGAAGGAGCCACAGCAACGACAAGATGTCCTCTTAA
- the LOC130388051 gene encoding EEIG family member 2-like yields MSFILMKKKKFKFKVVFELDDLSSVPFVNGVLFCKVRLIDGGFSAESSREPVQANCVYWKKKLSFVCKMSANAGTGVLDPCVCRVSVRKEMKGGKTFVKLGFADLNLSEFAGSGSTTRRSLLEGYDTKNTRQDNSILKVVITTQLMSGDPCFKTPASTATVLGFPHTECLEEARKGGDVHLPQHMSESTSVPDELVRLTHSRNSSYTSQHSKISGYSTNHSRSSSPTELGHRRNPSGESASTGIGSIMESGEQPGTERADRDSRSSPSTPLSPGRAAEKPSTPARPPRHPFKQNSMENQLKRVDATRVDADDIIEKILQSQDFSQGFLDSSAEEEGLRLFVGPGGSTALGSQHTRAGAGAFEQVVIKR; encoded by the exons ATGTCGTTTATTCTGATGAAGAAAAAGAAGTTCAAATTCAAAGTCGTGTTTGAGCTAGACGATCTCTCCTCAGTTCCCTTCGTGAACGGAGTTTTATTCTGTAAAGTTAGGCTGATAGATGGTGGCTTTTCAGCGGAGTCCTCTCG GGAGCCGGTCCAGGCTAACTGTGTGTACTGGAAGAAGAAGTTATCATTTGTGTGCAAGATGAGTGCCAACGCTGGGACAGGTGTACTAGATCCATGTGTGTGTCGAGTGTCTGTGCGCAAG GAAATGAAGGGAGGAAAGACTTTCGTAAAG CTGGGCTTTGCCGACTTGAACCTATCCGAGTTTGCTGGATCGGGCAGCACCACACGGCGCTCTCTACTGGAGGGCTACGACACCAAGAACACCCGACAGGACAACTCCATTCTCAAG GTTGTTATCACCACACAACTAATGTCGGGAGACCCATGCTTTAAAAC GCCTGCATCTACTGCCACGGTCCTAGGTTTCCCACACACTGAGTGCCTGGAGGAAGCCCGAAAGGGAGGGGACGTTCACTTACCTCAGCATATGAGTG AAAGCACTTCAGTCCCAGATGAACTCGTGCGCCTCACTCACTCCAGGAATTCCAGCTATACTAGCCAGCATTCAAAGatctcag ggtACAGCACCAACCACTCGCGCTCCTCCAGCCCAACAGAGCTGGGACACCGCCGCAACCCGTCCGGGGAGTCCGCCTCCACGGGCATCGGCAGTATCATGGAGTCCGGCGAGCAGCCGGGGACGGAGCGCGCCGACAGGGACAGCAggtcctctccctccaccccgcTCAGCCCCGGCCGTGCTGCCGAGAAACCCTCCACCCCGGCCAGGCCGCCGAG GCACCCCTTCAAACAGAACTCGATGGAGAACCAGCTGAAGAGAGTGGATGCCACCCGGGTGGACGCCGATGACATCATCGAGAAGATCCTCCAGAGCCAGGACTTCAGTCAGGGCTTCCTGGACTCCAGCGCAGAGG AGGAGGGGCTCAGGTTGTTTGTGGGTCCTGGGGGCAGCACAGCTTTGGGAAGCCAACACACACG GGCGGGAGCTGGGGCTTTCGAGCAGGTGGTGATCAAGCGCTag
- the LOC130388267 gene encoding mitochondrial adenyl nucleotide antiporter SLC25A24-like, with amino-acid sequence MHQTLHTCLLRKARCWDADSQNTYQELFDKLDANKDGKVDVAELRTGLAAMGIFRKGAAQKIVSSGDKNQDGSLDFSEFTKYLKEHEKKLRLTFKSLDKNNDGRIDATEIQQSLSELGMSVSKKDAQKILQSMDIDGTMMVDWNEWREHFLFNPAHNLDDIIHYWKHSSVLDIGDSLAIPDEFTEEEKTSGIWWKQLAAGAVAGAISRTGTAPLDRMKVFMQVHSSRTHRISLSGGFRQMIKEGGVASLWRGNGVNVLKIAPETSIKFMAYEQYKKLLSSEGSKVEIHQRFMAGSLAGATAQTALYPMELMKTRLTLRKTGQFSGMFDCAKTILHKEGVKAFYKGYLPNLLGIIPYAGIDLAVYESLKNAWLSNYAKDTANPGILVLLGCGTISSTCGQLASYPLALLRTRMQAQATLDPSDQPTMSQLVKRIMVKDGFFGLYRGILPNFMKVIPAVSISYVVYEYMKTGLGIAK; translated from the exons ATGCATCAGACATTGCATACGTGTTTACTCAGAAAGGCACGGTGTTGGGATGCTGATAGTCAAAATACATACCAAGAGCTGTTCGACAAGCTTGATGCCAACAAAGATGGGAAGGTGGATGTGGCTGAATTAAGAACGGGCCTAGCTGCTATGGGCATATTCCGCAAAGGGGCTGCACAG AAAATCGTATCGTCTGGTGACAAAAACCAAGATGGGAGCCTGGACTTCAGCGAGTTCACTAAATACCTTAAAGAGCACGAGAAGAAACTGCGCCTGACATTCAAAAGCCTGGACAAAAATAACGATG GACGAATCGATGCCACTGAAATCCAGCAGTCCCTTTCTGAGTTGGGCATGTCTGTTTCCAAAAAAGATGCCCAGAAGATATTACAGAG CATGGACATCGATGGGACCATGATGGTGGATTGGAATGAATGGCGGGAACACTTCCTCTTCAACCCCGCCCACAACCTGGACGACATCATACACTACTGGAAACACTCGTCG GTGCTGGACATAGGCGACAGTCTGGCCATCCCGGACGAGttcacagaggaggagaagacctcTGGGATCTGGTGGAAGCAGCTGGCGGCCGGGGCGGTGGCCGGGGCCATCTCTCGCACCGGCACCGCCCCTCTGGACCGGATGAAGGTCTTCATGCAG GTTCACTCCTCTAGAACACACCGCATCAGCCTCTCTGGGGGCTTCAGGCAGATGATCAAGGAGGGCGGAGTCGCCTCGCTGTGGAGGGGGAATGGAGTGAATGTGCTGAAGATCGCTCCAGAGACCTCCATTAAATTCATGGCTTATGAGCAA TATAAGAAGTTGTTGTCTTCAGAGGGCAGCAAGGTGGAGATACACCAGAGGTTTATGGCTGGGTCTCTGGCCGGGGCCACGGCGCAGACAGCTCTCTACCCCATGGAG TTGATGAAGACCAGATTGACTCTGAGGAAAACAGGGCAGTTTTCAGGGATGTTTGACTGTGCAAAGACCATCCTCCACAAAGAGGGAGTCAAGGCTTTCTATAAGGGCTACCTCCCTAACTTATTGGGCATCATTCCATATGCTGGCATTGACCTCGCTGTGTATGAG AGTCTCAAGAATGCCTGGTTGTCCAACTATGCCAAAGACACGGCCAACCCCGGTATACTGGTTTTGCTGGGCTGTGGAACCATCTCCAGTACATGTGGTCAGCTGGCCAGCTACCCCCTAGCCCTCctacgcacacgcatgcaagctCAGG CCACTCTGGATCCGTCCGACCAGCCGACTATGAGCCAGCTTGTGAAGAGAATCATGGTCAAAGATGGCTTCTTTGGACTCTACAGAGGCATCCTACCTAACTTTATGAAGGTCATCCCTGCAGTCAGCATTAGTTATGTGGTGTATGAATACATGAAGACTGGTTTAGGGATCGCAAAGTGA
- the prkab2 gene encoding 5'-AMP-activated protein kinase subunit beta-2, translating to MGNTSDRVSADRHGAKAHRSDSGSSHKDQEHSNKLVDSTDDPNIFNTHGSESKVSGEKEFTAPDLEDLVKTGPQARPTVIRWAGGGKDVFIAGSFNNWGTKIPLNKSHNDFVAILDLPEGEHQYKFFVDGQWVHDPSETVVTSQLGTINNLIQVRKSDFEVFDALQVDSLDSSDTTDLSSSPPGPYGQEHYVFKPEERFKAPPILPPHLLQVILNKDTNISCDPALLPEPNHVMLNHLYALSIKDGVMVLSATHRYKKKYVTSLLYKPI from the exons ATGGGTAACACAAGTGACAGGGTGTCCGCTGACCGCCATGGCGCCAAGGCTCATCGTTCCGACAGTGGCAGCAGCCACAAAGATCAGGAACACAGCAACAAGCTGGTGGACAGCACAGATGATCCCAACATCTTCAATACTCATGGATCAGAGTCAAAG GTGTCTGGGGAGAAGGAGTTCACCGCCCCAGATCTAGAGGACCTGGTCAAGACGGGGCCTCAGGCCAGGCCTACGGTCATCCGCTGGGCTGGGGGAGGCAAGGATGTCTTCATCGCCGGCTCCTTCAACAACTGGGGAACCAAAATCCCCCTCAACAAAAG CCACAATGACTTTGTAGCCATCTTGGACTTGCCAGAAGGAGAGCACCAGTACAAGTTCTTTGTGGATGGACAGTGGGTTCATGACCCTTCAGAG ACTGTGGTCACCAGCCAGCTGGGCACCATCAACAACCTGATCCAGGTGAGGAAGTCCGACTTCGAGGTGTTCGACGCCCTCCAGGTGGACTCCCTGGACAGCTCCGACACTACGG ATCTATCCAGCTCCCCGCCAGGACCTTACGGACAGGAGCACTACGTCTTCAAACCCGAGGAGCGCTTCAAGGCCCCGCCCATCctaccccctcacctcctccaagTCATACTCAACAAGGACACCAACATATCT TGTGACCCCGCACTGCTACCAGAACCAAACCACGTCATGCTGAATCACCTTTACGCCCTGTCAATAAAG GATGGGGTTATGGTGCTAAGTGCCACTCACAGATACAAGAAGAAGTATGTGACCTCACTGCTGTACAAGCCCATCTAA